The following coding sequences are from one Desulfosoma caldarium window:
- a CDS encoding MFS transporter, which yields MHLFRATAIRFVILLGVVSLFADATYEGARSISGPYLALLGASGTVVGFVAGFGELVGYGLRLVSGYLSDRTRRYWAMTLVGYALNLLAVPLLALAGQWELAAALLITERMGKALRTPARDAMLSYATKATGRGWGFGLHEAMDQVGAVAGPIIVTVVMARQNSYPAAFAALAIPAILALSVLLMARWLYPHPQDLEPTAPQLQAQGFPRAYWIYLAAVALVAVGYVDFPLIAYHFGKTSSVPDTWIPLLYAIAMGVDALAALLFGRWFDRIGIQILMIVSLISAFFAPLVFLGGFRLAVVGMAIWGVGMGAQESILRAAIADMVSRERRGSAYGIFNTGFGVFWFLGSALMGILYDLSLPALITFSVVMQLASVPLFFVVGKQLRK from the coding sequence ATGCATCTTTTTAGAGCTACGGCTATCAGATTCGTCATCCTGCTCGGCGTTGTCAGTCTGTTCGCTGACGCAACGTATGAAGGCGCACGGAGCATCTCGGGTCCCTATCTCGCATTGTTGGGCGCAAGTGGAACGGTCGTAGGGTTTGTGGCGGGCTTTGGAGAACTCGTCGGATACGGGTTGCGCCTGGTATCGGGATATTTGAGCGACCGTACGCGCCGCTATTGGGCAATGACGTTGGTCGGGTATGCGCTCAATTTGCTCGCCGTACCCCTATTGGCGTTGGCTGGTCAGTGGGAATTGGCCGCTGCACTCTTGATTACCGAGCGAATGGGAAAGGCCCTCCGCACCCCGGCACGTGATGCAATGCTTTCGTACGCGACCAAGGCTACGGGGCGTGGCTGGGGCTTTGGGCTGCACGAAGCCATGGATCAAGTCGGCGCCGTTGCCGGCCCCATCATCGTCACGGTGGTGATGGCGAGGCAAAACAGTTACCCCGCTGCGTTCGCGGCTCTCGCGATCCCCGCCATACTCGCCCTATCCGTGTTGCTCATGGCCCGGTGGCTCTACCCGCACCCACAAGATTTGGAACCGACAGCACCCCAGTTGCAGGCGCAAGGATTTCCCCGAGCCTACTGGATTTATCTTGCCGCCGTCGCTCTGGTGGCGGTGGGCTACGTGGACTTTCCCCTGATCGCCTATCATTTTGGGAAAACATCGTCTGTGCCCGACACATGGATTCCACTCCTTTACGCCATTGCGATGGGGGTGGACGCGCTGGCAGCGCTGTTGTTTGGTCGCTGGTTTGACCGCATTGGCATTCAAATTCTGATGATCGTTTCGCTGATCTCGGCATTTTTCGCGCCCCTGGTGTTCTTGGGCGGTTTCCGTTTGGCCGTGGTCGGCATGGCCATATGGGGCGTCGGCATGGGCGCACAAGAATCCATCCTGCGCGCGGCCATTGCGGATATGGTCTCACGAGAACGACGTGGTTCGGCTTATGGAATTTTCAATACAGGCTTTGGAGTGTTCTGGTTTTTAGGCAGCGCGTTGATGGGGATTCTGTACGATCTGTCATTGCCCGCGCTCATCACCTTTTCGGTCGTGATGCAGCTTGCCTCGGTGCCGTTGTTCTTTGTGGTTGGCAAGCAACTTCGCAAATGA